The following proteins come from a genomic window of Mycobacterium sp. DL:
- a CDS encoding SDR family NAD(P)-dependent oxidoreductase: protein MSRLDGKVAVVTGSGKGIGRGIARRFAREGAKVIVAELDPDAGKQVADSLGELGGEGLFVQTDVSQKADIGDALAAAQESFGGLDILVNNAIALTPDVPLEYKTDEMLEQTMKVGLWSVWWGMQTAFPLMKARGGGRIINFYSIDADNGNWVHGDYNTAKGGVQALTRTAGFQWARHNICVNAIAPIAASAAFEQMVADNPTLGEAIPMMIPMGRMGDPEDDIAPVVAFLASEEARFVTGATIPVDGGLHVPRLNTRPPDPSVFDSPPASPGQ, encoded by the coding sequence ATGAGTCGGTTGGACGGTAAGGTTGCCGTCGTCACAGGATCCGGCAAAGGCATCGGCCGTGGCATCGCTCGTCGGTTCGCCCGCGAAGGTGCGAAAGTCATTGTCGCGGAGCTTGATCCGGACGCAGGCAAGCAGGTGGCCGACAGCCTGGGTGAGCTCGGCGGCGAAGGGTTGTTCGTGCAGACCGATGTGTCCCAGAAGGCCGATATCGGGGACGCCCTCGCTGCCGCGCAAGAGTCCTTCGGTGGACTGGACATTCTGGTCAATAACGCCATCGCGCTGACGCCAGATGTTCCGTTGGAGTACAAGACAGACGAAATGCTCGAGCAGACGATGAAAGTCGGACTGTGGAGTGTCTGGTGGGGGATGCAGACCGCGTTCCCACTGATGAAGGCCCGCGGCGGAGGGCGGATCATCAACTTCTATTCGATCGACGCGGACAACGGCAACTGGGTGCACGGGGACTACAACACGGCAAAAGGCGGCGTGCAGGCACTGACCCGCACGGCCGGCTTTCAGTGGGCGCGCCACAACATCTGTGTCAACGCCATCGCGCCGATCGCCGCCTCAGCCGCCTTCGAACAGATGGTGGCCGACAACCCCACTCTCGGAGAGGCGATTCCGATGATGATCCCGATGGGACGGATGGGTGACCCGGAAGACGACATCGCCCCCGTGGTCGCCTTTCTGGCCAGCGAGGAAGCCCGCTTCGTCACCGGGGCAACGATTCCGGTCGACGGCGGCCTGCATGTGCCGAGGTTGAACACCCGGCCGCCGGATCCCTCGGTGTTCGACTCACCGCCCGCCAGTCCCGGGCAATGA
- a CDS encoding aromatic ring-hydroxylating dioxygenase subunit alpha — protein sequence MTIDEVKHAPTGPVLSDGTPLSELIDKDFREVSLRVLVDPELYQLELKHIFAKAWTAVAHEDEIPNLDDYVLRYVGEDEVIISRAANGEFTVALNVCAHRAAKVCRFEAGNAKTFQCAYHGWVYKPDGTFVGAPIAREDMHGLLRPKSELGLAKGRVETYCGMIFVTFDDDAPTLREYLGPMTYYWDLMFDRSRGGMTVLGHPQRFIIKANWKSAAEQFAGDIFHTLSLHRSMQELQLLSTEGESQEPAMAGVSASYNGHFVRCFDLTQEHYVNALKGKNLAEMTPMERLHLVPPPGMSPDMVDGLAERFDDGQLKILAEFTPQVGQLWPNVAALCMPFQFPDGTPSAFLSWRVWVPRGPEHFELFHWSLVERDAPQELRDTVNLMTAATFGISGFVEADDTDTWPMQTHAARGALGKDQKLRYQAITGENKPDDWPGPGEIYAGFPKDDTQWNFWVRYTEMMEGRAW from the coding sequence GTGACCATAGATGAGGTGAAACACGCCCCGACCGGACCGGTCCTGTCGGACGGGACCCCGTTGTCGGAGCTGATTGACAAGGATTTCAGGGAAGTTTCGCTGCGGGTCCTGGTCGATCCGGAACTCTATCAGCTGGAGTTGAAACACATTTTCGCCAAGGCGTGGACCGCGGTAGCGCACGAGGATGAGATTCCCAACTTGGACGACTACGTCCTGCGTTACGTTGGTGAAGACGAGGTGATCATCAGCCGGGCGGCGAACGGCGAGTTCACGGTAGCGCTCAACGTGTGTGCCCACCGTGCAGCGAAGGTGTGCCGGTTCGAGGCGGGAAACGCCAAGACGTTTCAGTGCGCCTACCACGGTTGGGTGTACAAGCCCGACGGCACCTTCGTCGGAGCGCCCATCGCCCGTGAAGACATGCACGGCTTGTTGCGTCCCAAGTCCGAACTGGGTCTGGCCAAGGGGCGGGTGGAAACCTATTGCGGCATGATCTTCGTGACGTTCGACGATGATGCGCCGACCCTGCGGGAGTACCTCGGCCCGATGACGTATTACTGGGATCTGATGTTCGACCGCAGTCGCGGTGGTATGACGGTCCTTGGTCATCCCCAGCGGTTCATCATCAAGGCAAACTGGAAGAGTGCCGCTGAGCAGTTCGCCGGCGATATCTTCCATACCCTGTCGCTGCACCGATCGATGCAGGAACTGCAGCTGCTGTCGACTGAAGGGGAGTCACAGGAGCCGGCGATGGCGGGCGTGAGCGCCAGCTATAACGGCCATTTCGTGCGCTGCTTCGACTTGACCCAGGAGCACTACGTCAACGCCCTCAAAGGCAAGAACCTCGCTGAGATGACGCCAATGGAGCGGCTGCACCTCGTCCCGCCGCCGGGGATGTCACCCGACATGGTCGACGGCCTGGCGGAACGATTCGACGACGGACAACTCAAGATCCTTGCGGAGTTCACTCCGCAGGTCGGCCAGCTGTGGCCGAACGTGGCCGCTCTCTGCATGCCGTTCCAGTTCCCCGACGGCACGCCGTCGGCCTTCCTCAGCTGGCGGGTATGGGTGCCGCGTGGTCCGGAGCATTTCGAGCTCTTCCACTGGAGCCTGGTTGAGCGCGACGCGCCGCAGGAACTCCGCGACACCGTGAATCTGATGACAGCGGCCACATTCGGCATCAGTGGTTTCGTCGAGGCCGACGACACTGACACCTGGCCGATGCAGACCCATGCCGCCCGTGGTGCCCTCGGCAAGGACCAGAAACTGCGCTACCAGGCGATCACCGGCGAAAACAAGCCAGATGACTGGCCGGGTCCCGGCGAGATCTATGCCGGCTTCCCGAAGGACGACACGCAGTGGAACTTCTGGGTCCGCTACACCGAGATGATGGAAGGGAGAGCATGGTGA
- a CDS encoding aromatic-ring-hydroxylating dioxygenase subunit beta has protein sequence MVTAEATREEAVPPAHAGLGTVDYPLPQGKRLPATDPRHVQIVEWLEDESSLLDDDNLTGWLALLAPDIIYRAPVRTTRDHRSKGVFEAEMYHFNENIMTLMLKLMRLTQTDSAWSENPLSRTQRIVHKVRTYETDKADEYEVFSSIVLIRSRYDEPQLEFLPARRVDRIRIGDEWKLAARTIYFEQATLGVQNLAVYL, from the coding sequence ATGGTGACCGCTGAAGCGACCCGAGAAGAGGCTGTTCCCCCCGCCCATGCGGGCCTGGGCACCGTCGATTACCCGCTGCCGCAAGGCAAGCGGTTGCCGGCAACCGACCCGCGCCATGTCCAGATCGTGGAATGGCTCGAAGACGAGTCGTCGCTGCTGGACGACGACAATCTGACTGGCTGGCTGGCCCTGCTGGCGCCCGACATCATCTACCGGGCGCCGGTACGCACCACCCGCGATCATCGATCGAAGGGTGTGTTCGAGGCGGAGATGTACCACTTCAACGAGAACATCATGACGCTGATGTTGAAGCTCATGCGGCTGACCCAGACCGACAGTGCCTGGTCAGAAAATCCGTTGTCGCGCACCCAGCGGATCGTGCACAAGGTGCGAACCTACGAGACCGACAAGGCCGACGAGTACGAAGTCTTCAGCTCGATCGTCCTGATCCGCTCCCGCTATGACGAGCCGCAGCTGGAGTTCCTCCCGGCTCGACGGGTGGACAGAATCCGGATAGGGGATGAGTGGAAACTCGCCGCGCGGACAATCTATTTCGAACAGGCCACGCTGGGGGTACAGAATTTGGCGGTCTATCTGTAG
- a CDS encoding YceI family protein, translated as MWPVDTVRSELKFSVGHLGLHTVHGTLAVQGQIVVAEDPLDSSVTATIDMRSVKTGSKGRDDAILSAHLVDVDKHRTATYRSTGIAAGSGPGEYLLSGELTFLNVTRQVPLRIRLERFAPGDGRPRPIITGRAQFVRRDFGFVYHVRPRFLDRAISQTVAVDIRLEGSPTASSEGTGH; from the coding sequence ATGTGGCCCGTGGATACCGTCCGGTCGGAGCTGAAGTTCTCGGTCGGTCACCTGGGTCTGCACACCGTACACGGCACGCTCGCCGTCCAGGGTCAGATCGTGGTGGCCGAGGACCCGCTCGATTCGTCCGTAACCGCAACCATTGACATGCGGTCGGTGAAAACGGGTAGCAAGGGTCGTGACGACGCGATCCTCTCGGCGCATCTCGTCGACGTCGACAAGCACCGGACGGCGACGTACCGCTCCACCGGTATTGCCGCGGGCTCTGGCCCGGGTGAGTACCTGCTCTCTGGCGAGCTCACTTTCCTGAACGTGACAAGACAAGTGCCACTGCGAATTCGACTGGAGCGCTTCGCTCCCGGTGACGGTCGGCCCAGGCCGATCATCACGGGCCGCGCGCAATTCGTCCGCCGGGACTTCGGCTTCGTCTACCACGTGCGTCCGAGGTTCCTCGACCGCGCGATATCACAGACCGTCGCCGTCGATATTCGTCTCGAGGGTTCGCCTACTGCGTCAAGTGAAGGGACAGGGCACTGA
- a CDS encoding fumarylacetoacetate hydrolase family protein, with protein sequence MVDVDNATVQPFFGDIADWGAAAAEGRASFDFSGPPLKLADVRLLPPITPTSTVVGVGMNYWSHLEKLGVTERPKSTLGFLKPHAAIIGHGDVLANPVITEQLDFEVELVVVMAQPVGHPGGRLTDAVLGYTVGNDVSARDAAVPMSGGLDLFSIKALGGTTPVGPWITTKDEFGGSGQIDVGISLRVNGEQRQHDRTGKMIFSIDECLDYVVARMPLAAGDIVFTGTTDGVGFEDGRYLQAGDIVEAEVEGVGVLRNTVGEKLL encoded by the coding sequence GTGGTGGATGTCGACAACGCGACAGTGCAGCCCTTTTTCGGCGACATCGCTGACTGGGGCGCGGCAGCCGCCGAAGGTCGGGCATCCTTCGATTTCAGTGGACCGCCGTTGAAATTGGCGGATGTTCGGCTGCTGCCGCCGATCACGCCGACGTCCACCGTCGTGGGAGTCGGCATGAATTATTGGTCCCACCTGGAGAAGTTGGGCGTCACCGAGCGGCCGAAAAGCACGCTCGGATTCCTTAAGCCCCATGCGGCGATCATCGGTCACGGTGACGTCCTGGCCAATCCCGTCATCACTGAGCAGTTGGACTTCGAGGTCGAACTTGTGGTGGTGATGGCCCAGCCGGTGGGTCACCCCGGTGGACGGCTCACCGATGCCGTCTTGGGCTACACGGTGGGCAACGACGTCAGCGCTCGTGATGCCGCCGTGCCGATGAGCGGGGGGTTGGATCTATTCTCCATCAAAGCTCTCGGTGGAACGACGCCGGTGGGACCGTGGATCACCACCAAGGATGAATTCGGTGGGTCCGGTCAGATCGATGTCGGTATCTCTCTGCGGGTCAACGGTGAGCAGCGCCAGCATGATCGCACCGGCAAGATGATCTTCAGCATCGACGAGTGCTTGGATTATGTCGTCGCCAGGATGCCATTGGCTGCCGGCGACATCGTGTTCACCGGCACGACGGACGGTGTCGGGTTTGAGGATGGCCGATATCTGCAGGCGGGCGACATCGTCGAGGCGGAGGTAGAAGGCGTCGGCGTTCTTCGCAACACCGTGGGCGAAAAGTTGCTGTGA
- a CDS encoding TetR/AcrR family transcriptional regulator, with protein MFIRLNCDIIPAPGSFSASAVNWTRKADPVATKATTQARIFDGALHALARQGPRKLAMSDIADEAGLSVGTLYRYFKNKDELMRSLGDHFVEKLQSVLQQAIEDNPRPADRLQIVVDVMLRFWLENPATVQIGQLEPGFVLDYIRRVTPKLSKVLHDAIEPVLKDSTAVLSGSVTLDEVADLIVRMAFSHYFMPSNDYREFRDVLVVLGASAGLEPRRTRARTANKAAS; from the coding sequence ATGTTCATCAGGTTGAATTGCGATATTATCCCTGCACCAGGGAGTTTTTCCGCATCCGCGGTGAACTGGACGCGAAAGGCCGATCCGGTGGCAACTAAGGCGACTACACAGGCGCGCATTTTCGACGGCGCCCTCCACGCGCTCGCGCGGCAGGGACCGAGAAAGCTGGCGATGAGCGATATCGCCGACGAAGCCGGGTTGTCGGTCGGCACGTTGTACCGCTATTTCAAGAACAAGGACGAACTGATGCGCTCGCTCGGCGATCATTTCGTCGAGAAGCTGCAGTCAGTACTTCAGCAGGCGATCGAAGACAATCCCCGACCGGCTGACCGGCTGCAGATCGTTGTCGACGTGATGCTGCGATTTTGGCTGGAGAATCCGGCGACCGTACAGATCGGTCAACTCGAACCAGGTTTCGTACTGGACTACATCAGACGGGTGACCCCCAAACTGTCGAAAGTATTGCACGACGCCATCGAGCCCGTGCTCAAGGACAGCACCGCCGTCCTCAGTGGATCAGTGACCTTGGACGAGGTGGCAGATCTAATTGTGCGAATGGCTTTTTCGCACTACTTCATGCCCTCGAACGATTATCGGGAGTTCCGTGACGTCCTGGTCGTCCTCGGTGCATCAGCCGGGCTCGAACCCAGAAGGACCCGCGCCAGAACCGCCAACAAAGCCGCCAGCTGA
- a CDS encoding ABC transporter permease, giving the protein MVQIPRRPFAGREFILQTWFVARVSLVPTLMLSIPFTVLTVFTLNVLLLEFGAGDFSGSGAALAAVTQIGPLVSVLVVAGAGATAMCADLGSRTIREELDALRVLGINPVQALVVPRVLAATLVSLLLSGVVIVTGLVGGFGFSVFVQNVTPGSFVAGITLLTGAPELGIALVKAGLFGLTASLLACYKGISVGGGPAAVGNAVNETVVYSFVSLFVINVIVTAVGIKATA; this is encoded by the coding sequence ATGGTGCAGATTCCGCGCCGGCCATTTGCCGGGCGGGAGTTCATCCTGCAGACCTGGTTCGTCGCCCGGGTATCGCTGGTTCCCACGTTGATGCTGTCCATTCCGTTCACTGTGCTCACGGTCTTCACGTTGAACGTCCTGTTGCTGGAGTTCGGTGCAGGTGACTTCTCCGGCAGCGGTGCAGCCCTTGCCGCTGTCACGCAGATCGGTCCCCTCGTCAGTGTTCTGGTGGTGGCGGGTGCGGGCGCGACCGCGATGTGCGCCGACCTCGGCTCCCGCACCATCCGCGAAGAACTCGACGCGCTTCGCGTCCTGGGGATCAATCCCGTTCAGGCGCTGGTGGTACCTCGAGTGCTCGCAGCCACGTTGGTGTCTTTACTGCTGTCCGGCGTGGTGATCGTGACGGGCCTCGTCGGTGGCTTCGGCTTTTCGGTATTCGTCCAGAACGTGACACCGGGTTCCTTCGTCGCGGGCATCACACTGCTCACCGGCGCACCCGAGTTGGGCATAGCTCTGGTGAAGGCTGGGCTCTTCGGTCTGACCGCCAGTCTCCTCGCCTGCTACAAGGGAATCTCGGTCGGTGGGGGACCGGCGGCCGTAGGCAACGCAGTGAACGAAACGGTGGTCTATTCGTTCGTGTCGCTGTTCGTCATCAACGTCATCGTCACCGCTGTCGGCATCAAGGCGACGGCATGA
- a CDS encoding ABC transporter permease has translation MSLSVAGPRFPGLTHRLDGWVAGWRRIGAQARFYAKTLGSVWEALVYYRGETLRMIAQMGLGAGALAMIGGTVGIVGFLTLTAGSLVTIQGYSSLSDIGVEALTGFVSAYVNGRIVTPLTAVISLSATIGAGTTAQLGAMRINEEIDALEVMGIRSVAYLASTRVIAGVIVVIPLYCIAVWMSFMSARFATTVYYGQATGIYDHYFSTFLQPSDILWSLFQAVLMGFVVMLVHTYYGFTASGGPAGVGEAVGRAVRTSLIAAVFVILFASLAIYGQSGDFQFSGA, from the coding sequence ATGAGCCTCAGCGTGGCCGGCCCGCGGTTTCCCGGCCTGACGCACCGCTTGGACGGCTGGGTGGCCGGCTGGCGACGGATCGGTGCGCAGGCGCGGTTTTACGCGAAGACGCTCGGCTCTGTGTGGGAGGCCCTCGTCTACTACCGGGGCGAAACCCTGCGCATGATCGCGCAAATGGGCTTGGGCGCCGGCGCGCTGGCCATGATCGGCGGCACAGTGGGCATCGTCGGTTTCCTCACCCTGACAGCGGGTTCGCTTGTCACGATCCAGGGCTACAGCTCGCTGAGCGACATCGGCGTCGAGGCCCTGACCGGTTTCGTGTCCGCCTACGTGAATGGCCGTATCGTCACACCGCTGACCGCGGTCATCAGCCTGTCCGCCACCATCGGCGCGGGCACGACCGCCCAGTTGGGTGCGATGCGAATCAATGAGGAGATCGACGCACTCGAGGTGATGGGTATCCGCTCCGTCGCCTACTTGGCTTCGACGAGGGTCATCGCCGGCGTCATCGTGGTCATCCCGCTGTACTGCATCGCGGTGTGGATGTCTTTCATGTCCGCGCGTTTCGCGACCACTGTGTATTACGGGCAGGCGACCGGCATCTACGACCACTACTTCTCGACGTTTTTGCAGCCCTCCGACATCCTCTGGTCACTGTTTCAGGCGGTATTGATGGGCTTTGTCGTGATGCTGGTGCACACCTATTACGGCTTCACGGCGTCCGGAGGACCCGCCGGCGTCGGGGAAGCTGTTGGTCGTGCGGTTCGTACGTCGCTGATCGCAGCGGTGTTCGTGATTTTGTTCGCTTCGCTTGCCATTTATGGACAGAGCGGCGATTTCCAATTCTCGGGAGCTTAG
- a CDS encoding MCE family protein: MESSGGQRYLGWWTAILLIVIVALMLLSAGLFKGSFRSFVPVTLTSDRSGLIMETGAKVRFRGVQVGRVGSVTAGAERVSLQLEIDPDEVQHLPANTRAQIRASTVFGAKYVDLIYPDDPAVARITAGTALQAVNVSTEVNTVFENLVLLLRQIDPAKLNATLTALAEGVRGKGEIIGQATTDANEVLLAVNPRMETVREDLRSLSGFSAAYSAAAQNLIKSLSAVSTTSTTITARAADFDALLLNMIGFSRSGTDLLAPNQDNLVHAINVLEPTTNLLMKYNPSYTCMLLGATWFLDNGGRHTLGEGDGRTGILDATFLLGDDEYKYPQNLPVIGAKGGPGGKPGCGSLPDASKNYPVRQMVTDTGWGTGGGFRPNPGIGHPWYVNYFPVTRAVPEPPSIRGEGPPAPLPAPGPPAPPVGPPLPPAGMSGAQP; this comes from the coding sequence ATGGAATCCTCTGGAGGCCAAAGGTACCTGGGTTGGTGGACGGCGATCCTGCTCATCGTCATCGTCGCCCTGATGCTGTTGTCGGCTGGTTTGTTCAAGGGATCGTTCCGGTCGTTTGTCCCGGTCACATTGACGTCTGACCGCTCCGGTCTGATCATGGAGACCGGTGCCAAGGTCAGGTTCCGCGGGGTACAGGTCGGACGCGTCGGCTCGGTGACCGCAGGGGCAGAACGGGTCAGTCTGCAGCTGGAGATCGACCCGGACGAAGTCCAGCACCTTCCGGCCAACACGAGAGCACAGATCAGGGCCTCCACGGTCTTTGGCGCCAAGTATGTCGACTTGATCTACCCAGACGATCCCGCCGTCGCACGCATTACGGCGGGAACGGCGCTACAAGCCGTCAACGTCAGCACCGAGGTCAACACTGTGTTCGAAAACCTCGTGCTTCTGTTGCGACAAATCGATCCCGCCAAGCTCAACGCCACGCTGACGGCGTTGGCGGAGGGAGTTCGCGGCAAGGGTGAGATCATCGGGCAGGCGACCACCGACGCGAACGAGGTTCTGCTGGCGGTGAACCCGCGAATGGAGACCGTGCGTGAAGACCTCCGGTCGCTGAGCGGATTCAGCGCCGCCTACAGTGCTGCTGCGCAGAACCTCATCAAGAGCCTTTCGGCGGTGAGCACCACAAGTACGACCATCACCGCTCGCGCCGCGGATTTCGACGCGCTGCTGCTCAACATGATCGGATTCTCCCGCAGCGGAACCGATCTCCTGGCGCCGAACCAGGACAACCTGGTCCATGCCATCAATGTGCTCGAGCCCACGACGAACCTGTTGATGAAGTACAACCCCTCCTACACCTGCATGCTTCTGGGCGCCACTTGGTTTCTCGACAACGGTGGCCGACATACCCTCGGTGAGGGTGACGGCCGAACAGGCATCTTGGACGCCACCTTTCTGCTCGGCGATGACGAGTACAAGTACCCGCAGAACCTGCCCGTGATCGGCGCCAAGGGCGGGCCCGGTGGTAAGCCGGGCTGCGGCTCCCTTCCTGACGCCAGCAAGAACTATCCGGTGCGGCAGATGGTCACGGACACAGGGTGGGGCACCGGAGGTGGTTTCCGGCCCAACCCGGGCATCGGCCACCCGTGGTATGTCAACTACTTTCCGGTCACACGCGCCGTGCCCGAGCCACCAAGCATTCGTGGCGAAGGGCCGCCGGCGCCGCTTCCGGCGCCCGGGCCACCCGCACCGCCCGTCGGCCCGCCGTTACCTCCCGCGGGCATGTCAGGAGCGCAGCCGTGA
- a CDS encoding MCE family protein: MRDNFAGAIWRLAIFVTVCALTLFGLYVVLGQWRFQAAKAYNAEFANVAGLERGNFVRIAGVEVGKVEKVSVERNAFALVEFSTDDSVVLTQGTKAVIRYDNLIGGRFLALEEGAGVADRLEPGQTIPLDRTTPALDLDALIGGFRPLFRALDPDQVNTLTRQLISAFEGQGTTVASFLAQTSALTSTLADRDDLIGQVIKNLNTVLGSLAGQSDQFGKAVDSLSELVAGLAQRRTEISNGLANIDSAATSIADLLTQARPPLKSTVAQTDRAAGIVVADHAYVDDLLNTLPDAYQQLNRQGMYGDFFSFYLCDLILKVNGKGGQPVFVKLAGQSTGRCTPQ; encoded by the coding sequence GTGAGAGACAACTTCGCAGGCGCCATCTGGCGACTGGCCATCTTCGTCACGGTGTGCGCCCTGACCTTGTTCGGCCTCTACGTTGTTCTCGGGCAGTGGCGGTTCCAAGCCGCAAAGGCGTACAACGCCGAGTTCGCCAACGTGGCCGGGCTGGAGAGAGGCAACTTCGTCCGCATCGCCGGCGTTGAGGTGGGCAAGGTCGAAAAGGTTTCGGTGGAGCGGAACGCGTTCGCACTCGTCGAGTTCAGTACGGACGATTCGGTGGTTCTCACCCAGGGCACCAAAGCCGTCATCAGATACGACAACCTCATCGGCGGCCGGTTTCTCGCTTTGGAGGAGGGGGCCGGTGTCGCCGACAGGCTCGAGCCCGGGCAGACCATTCCCCTGGACCGGACGACGCCTGCGCTCGACTTGGACGCGCTCATCGGCGGTTTCCGGCCCCTGTTCCGTGCGCTCGACCCCGACCAGGTCAATACGCTGACCCGACAATTGATTTCGGCCTTCGAAGGTCAGGGTACGACGGTTGCCTCGTTCCTCGCGCAGACATCAGCGTTGACGAGCACACTTGCCGACCGCGACGATCTGATCGGACAGGTGATCAAAAACCTCAACACCGTGCTTGGCTCGCTGGCCGGTCAGAGCGACCAGTTCGGCAAGGCTGTCGATTCACTGTCGGAACTGGTGGCGGGACTGGCGCAACGCAGAACCGAGATCAGCAATGGCCTGGCCAACATCGACTCGGCCGCGACGTCGATCGCCGACCTCCTGACCCAAGCTCGCCCGCCGTTGAAGAGCACGGTCGCACAGACCGACCGTGCCGCAGGGATCGTCGTCGCCGACCACGCCTACGTCGACGATCTGCTCAACACGCTCCCCGACGCCTACCAGCAACTCAACAGGCAAGGGATGTACGGCGATTTCTTCAGCTTCTATCTGTGCGACCTGATCCTCAAGGTCAACGGCAAGGGCGGTCAGCCCGTGTTCGTCAAGTTGGCGGGCCAGTCAACCGGAAGGTGTACACCTCAGTGA
- a CDS encoding MCE family protein: MKSFAERNSLITGAVGCALTVGIVVAATLYDKLPFISEDHTYSAYLAEAGGLRPGAAVQVFGTRVGQVSSIELDGPRVLITFDVSKDITLGDRTEAAVKTKSLLGTKIFEVTPRGDGRLSGTISLERTTPAYQLPDALGDLTTTISGLDTDQVSDSLSVLAQTFAETPPELKVAVQGVARLSQTIDARDAQLRNLLANVNKVTSVLSERSAQIVSLISDTNALMVELQNQSNALQTVASNISAMSRQLSGLVADNRAQLKPALDKLNGVLTIVDNRKDRVQEAIKGLNAYAMSLGEAVAAGPFFKAYVANLLPGQFIQPFIDAAFSDLGLDPNVLLPSELSDPAVGQPGTPPLPVPYPRTGQGGEPNLTLPDAITGKPGDPRYPYSSPLPQPPPGGPPPGPPAEDGA, translated from the coding sequence GTGAAATCTTTCGCTGAACGCAATTCCTTGATCACTGGCGCTGTCGGCTGCGCGCTGACGGTTGGAATCGTTGTGGCCGCAACGCTGTACGACAAGCTTCCCTTTATTTCGGAGGACCATACCTACTCGGCATATCTCGCGGAGGCCGGCGGACTCAGACCAGGCGCCGCCGTTCAGGTTTTCGGTACACGCGTCGGTCAGGTGTCGAGCATCGAGCTGGACGGACCCCGTGTATTGATCACCTTCGATGTATCGAAAGACATCACGCTCGGCGACCGCACTGAAGCGGCGGTGAAGACCAAAAGTCTGTTGGGCACCAAAATCTTCGAGGTGACACCGCGCGGCGACGGCCGGTTGTCGGGCACGATCTCGCTGGAACGGACTACACCGGCTTATCAGCTGCCCGATGCCCTCGGCGATCTGACCACCACTATCAGCGGCCTGGACACCGATCAGGTATCCGACTCGCTGTCGGTGTTGGCACAGACTTTCGCCGAGACGCCACCCGAACTCAAGGTCGCTGTACAGGGTGTGGCCCGGCTGTCGCAGACGATCGATGCCCGAGACGCGCAATTGCGCAACCTGCTCGCCAACGTCAACAAGGTCACGTCTGTGTTGTCCGAACGCAGCGCCCAGATCGTCAGCCTCATCTCCGACACCAACGCGCTGATGGTGGAGCTGCAGAATCAGAGCAACGCACTGCAGACGGTTGCATCCAACATCTCCGCGATGTCACGGCAGCTGTCGGGGTTGGTGGCCGACAATCGCGCACAGCTGAAGCCCGCGCTGGACAAGCTGAATGGCGTGCTGACGATCGTGGACAATCGGAAAGATCGCGTGCAGGAGGCGATCAAGGGACTCAATGCGTATGCGATGTCGTTGGGTGAGGCGGTGGCAGCTGGCCCGTTCTTCAAGGCTTATGTCGCTAATCTGCTCCCCGGTCAGTTCATTCAACCGTTCATCGACGCGGCTTTTTCCGATCTCGGTCTGGACCCCAACGTCCTGCTGCCATCGGAACTCTCCGATCCCGCAGTCGGTCAGCCGGGGACACCGCCCCTGCCGGTGCCGTATCCGCGCACGGGGCAGGGCGGGGAGCCGAACTTGACGCTGCCCGACGCCATCACCGGCAAGCCGGGCGATCCCCGCTACCCGTACAGTTCACCGCTCCCACAACCGCCGCCGGGGGGCCCACCGCCCGGACCGCCTGCGGAGGATGGGGCGTGA